In Larimichthys crocea isolate SSNF chromosome VI, L_crocea_2.0, whole genome shotgun sequence, one genomic interval encodes:
- the LOC104931833 gene encoding leucine-rich repeat neuronal protein 2, with translation MRPALVFLQTCVFVGVCVPGVVGSLPHALPWHVSCPSRCVCQIKPWFSPDSVYHEAPTVDCNDLLLTKLPLPIPTNTHTLRLQSNLLSELDTVVLHRLPNLTDLDLSQNRFSHVRTITQSSSLPSLLSLHLEENQLSRLPDAAFSSLPILQELFLSHNNLHSIAPGAFTGLNSLLRLHINNNRLTTVDPRWFRALPRLEVLMLGGNPVEALPERGFLALKSLRSLVLGGMGLRSLAEKALEGLEGLESLSFYDNLLTKVPTQALSRVPGLKFLDLNKNRIKLIETGDFRDMIHLKELGLNNMEELVSIEKAALENLPELTKLEITNNPRLSYIHPQAFLQLSRLESLMLNSNSLSALHQHIMLSLPSLQEVSLHSNPLRCDCLFHWAAEEASHLHFEDTQTDTRTARKVRFIQPQATLCSEPPELRARRVREVSSREMSASCLPMIPTSSLPSYVGVREGGKLILHCRALADPQPELYWVTPTGLRLGPAPSHASEGLPAPAPCHSPTASEGFNHTSASSVSPSQAQDNTPCNPHKHYRLLPEGTLEMNKVTTSEAGLYTCVAENALGADTRSVTVGVHSRQKKRKRGVAADIKGYTLFRKDATLEVREVGQHYAILSWQNGRNLPSTRLSWQAIYSNAHTPTYTTRILAGTQSFNLTHLQAETFYRVCLHLGISEGAKHASRRSRETRKTQCVSFKTNDVPDPQPSLQLSPELTSTAITLLLLALILLLLASQGWDTEPSKEAGKHDCTHHQEIKSPKALIINQMTERNNEHQPKQSEKLLSHQDC, from the coding sequence ATGAGGCCTGCTTTAGTGTTTCTACAGACATGCGTGTTTGTTGGGGTATGTGTGCCCGGTGTAGTGGGCTCGCTGCCTCACGCACTACCATGGCATGTCTCCTGCCCCTcacggtgtgtgtgtcagatcaAGCCATGGTTCTCCCCTGATTCTGTGTACCATGAAGCTCCCACTGTGGACTGCAACGACCTCCTGTTGACCAAGCTCCCTTTACCAATACCCACAAACACGCACACCCTGCGCCTACAGAGTAACCTTCTCTCTGAGCTCGACACTGTAGTGCTGCACAGGCTCCCCAACCTCACCGACCTTGACCTTTCCCAGAATCGCTTCAGCCACGTCAGAACGATAACTCAGAGCTCCTCCCTgccctctctgctgtctctgcacCTGGAGGAAAATCAACTCAGTCGCCTCCCCGATGCCGCCTTCTCCTCGTTGCCAATTTTGCAGGAGCTCTTTCTCAGCCACAACAACTTACACTCAATAGCACCCGGAGCCTTCACCGGTCTGAACTCCCTACTGCGTCTGCatatcaacaacaacagactcACCACTGTTGACCCCCGGTGGTTCAGGGCTTTGCCTCGTTTGGAAGTTCTCATGCTTGGAGGAAACCCTGTGGAGGCCCTGCCTGAGCGTGGCTTTCTGGCCCTGAAATCCCTCCGGAGTCTTGTCCTTGGTGGTATGGGTCTGAGAAGCTTGGCTGAAAAAGCGCTGGAAGGACTGGAGGGCCTGGAGAGCCTCTCCTTCTATGATAACCTGCTGACAAAGGTCCCCACTCAGGCCCTGAGTAGAGTACCAGGGCTGAAGTTCCTCGACCTCAACAAGAACCGCATCAAACTGATCGAGACAGGAGACTTCCGAGACATGATCCACCTGAAGGAGCTCGGCCTGAACAACATGGAGGAGCTGGTGTCCATTGAGAAAGCTGCCCTGGAGAACCTTCCAGAGCTCACCAAGCTTGAGATCACCAACAACCCGCGACTGTCCTACATCCACCCGCAGGCTTTCCTCCAGCTGAGCAGGCTGGAGAGTCTAATGCTCAACTCCAACTCGCTGAGTGCTCTGCACCAGCACATCATGCTCTCCCTGCCGAGCCTTCAGGAGGTCAGCTTACACTCCAACCCACTGCGATGCGACTGCCTGTTTCACTGGGCTGCCGAGGAGGCCTCTCACCTTCACTTCGAagacacgcagacagacaccagaacaGCTCGGAAGGTGCGTTTCATCCAACCCCAGGCCACGCTGTGCTCTGAACCCCCAGAACTGAGAGCTCGCAGGGTGAGAGAGGTGTCCTCCAGGGAGATGTCAGCCTCATGCCTCCCAATGATCCCTACCAGTTCACTCCCCTCCTATGTTGGGgtaagagaaggaggaaaactGATCTTGCACTGCCGAGCTCTTGCAGATCCGCAGCCTGAACTGTACTGGGTGACTCCGACTGGGCTGAGACTTGGTCCTGCACCGAGCCATGCATCCGAAGGTTTACCAGCTCCTGCACCCTGCCACAGCCCGACAGCCTCAGAGGGATTCAACCACACATCTGCCTCCAGCGTCTCTCCCAGCCAGGCTCAAGATAATACTCCCTGTAACCCTCACAAACACTATCGTCTACTGCCTGAGGGCACTCTGGAGATGAACAAGGTCACCACCAGCGAGGCAGGGTTATATACCTGTGTAGCTGAGAATGCGCTGGGAGCAGATACACGTAGTGTTACTGTGGGTGTGCAtagcagacaaaagaaaagaaagaggggggtGGCTGCTGACATAAAGGGGTATACATTATTCAGAAAGGATGCCACCTTGGAGGTGCGGGAGGTCGGGCAACACTATGCTATCCTGTCATGGCAGAACGGGCGCAACCTGCCATCAACTCGTCTATCCTGGCAAGCCATATACTCAAACGCACACACGCCCACATATACCACACGCATCCTGGCTGGAACACAGAGCTTCAACCTGACCCACCTGCAGGCGGAGACATTTTACCGAGTGTGTCTACATTTAGGGATCAGTGAGGGTGCTAAGCATGCCAGCAGGAGATCAAGAGAGACCAGAAAGACTCAGTGTGTTTCATTCAAGACAAATGATGTCCCGGATCCTCAGCCCAGCCTGCAACTGAGCCCAGAGCTGACCTCCACCGCGATCACACTTCTGCTCCTGGCACTCATATTGCTGCTGTTGGCAAGCCAGGGTTGGGACACTGAACCCAGCAAGGAAGCAGGAAAACACGACTGCACCCACCACCAGGAAATCAAAAGTCCCAAGGCTCTGATCATCAATCAAATGACAGAAAGGAACAACGAACATCAGCCGAAGCAGAGTGAGAAACTGCTATCACATCAGGACTGCTGA